The window GGTTCCCTTTGCCCTCATGGGCAGCGACGAAGGCCAGTTTGGCTACACGCTTCAGGTCTACACTCGAGTGGACAGTGGCATCGACACGATGGAAGATTTGCGGGGCAGGCGCGTCGCGCACACTGCGCCCACCTCGAATTCGGGGCACCAGGCACCGGAAGCCCTCTTCCCCGGCCTGGGTGTCGTCCCCGGTGAAGACTACGAGATCATCTTCTCTGGGAGCCATGACAACTCGATGCTCGGTGTCGTCGCCGGCGACTACGACGCCGCGCCGGTAGCCTCGGAAGTGGTCGAGCGCATGGCAGCTCGGGACCTCTACGATCCCGCTGAGGTCAAGATCATCTACGAGACGGAGCGCTTCCCCACCACCTCGTACAACTACGTCTACAACCTGCACCCGGACCTGATCGAGAGGATCGAAGAGGCCTTCTTCAGCTTCGACTTCGAAGGAACCGCGCTGGGCGATGAGTTTGAAGGAGTGAGCAAGTTTATCCCCATCAACTATCAGGAGCACTGGCAGGTTATCCGCGAGATCCAGGAGTTCAACAACGTCGAGTACACGCCGGCGGGCTTGCAGTAAGTTCTGAGCGTCGGCTCTGTAAAGGGCCGACTCCCCTTTCTTGAATTCCTGTGAAGAAGCTATATGCTCGAGATCTCTAATCTGGTCAAAAAGTACGGGACGGGCGAGGCCGTCCTCAAGGGCCTCGACTTGACGGTTGAAGGCAAGGGGATCACCGCGATTATCGGCTCGTCAGGGGCGGGCAAGAGCACCTTGTTGCGCTGTATCAACCGGCTGGTCGAGCCGACCTCAGGGTCCATCGAGCTGAACGGTTTGGATTTGGTCAAGCTCCGGGGCAACCGGCTCAGGCAGGCGCGGCGGCGCATCGGCATGATCTTTCAGGGTTTCAACCTGGTCGACCGTCTGACCGTCATGGAAAATGTGCTCTCCGGGCGGCTGGGTTACGTCGGCTTTTTTCAGGCGATGAGCCGACGCTTTCCGCGTAGTGACATCGACCGGGCCTTTCATCTGCTCGAGCGCGTGGGCCTGGAGGGCTACGTCAACAAGCGCGCCGATGCGCTCTCGGGCGGCGAGCGCCAGCGCGTAGGGGTGGTGAGGGCGCTCATGCAGGAGCCTGAAATCCTGCTGGCGGACGAACCGACCGCTTCGCTCGATCCCAAAACCTCGGAGCAGATCATGCAGCTCACGGGCGAACTCTCCCAGGAGTTCTCGCTGCCCGTGCTGATCAACATCCATAACGTCGGCCAGGCAAAGGAGTACGCGGGGCGCATCGTCGGCCTGCGCTACGGCCGAATCATTTTTGACGGCGTCGCGGGCGACCTCGATCAGGGTGTACTGGACAGCATCTATACGGGTGAAGACCCTGCTGAGGGTTCACCGGCAGAAGCGGGCGAGGCTCTGCCCGCCAACACCTGATGGCCGCCGGGACCGCGCGCCGCACCTGGCGCAAGCCGCCCTTTATCAGGAATCCCTGGTTGCGTTACGGCCTTTTCGTTCTGGTGCTGCTCTACCTTTACTGGATGATCAGCACCCTGCCCTTTAACTGGGAGCGGATCGTGCAGGGTTTTCCTCGAGCGGTGCGCATTTTCGGAGGGGCCTTTCCCCCTGACTTTTCAAGGAGCCAGCTCCTCTTCAGCGGCCTTCTCGAGAGCATTCAGATCGCCATCGTCGCCACGCTGTTGGGCGTGCTCATCAGCATTCCCGTCGCCATCATGGCGGCCAGGAATGTGGCTCCCCTGCCGGTTTACGCGCTCGGACGCAGTCTGATCATCGTTGCCAGAAGCTTTCACCCCGTCATCGTGGCGATTATCTTTGTAAAGGCGGTGGGCTTCGGCCCCCTAGCGGGCATTCTGACGCTCACCCTCTATTCGCTCGGCTTCGTCGGCAAACTCCTCGCCGAGGCCGTGGAGGAGATTAGTAAAGGGCAGGTTGAAGCCATCCAGGCGACCGGGGCAGGTTATTTCAAAACCCTCCTCTACGCCGTGTTTCCGCAGATTCTGCCGCGCCAGGTCGGCCTCAGCATCTATCAGCTCGACAGCAACCTGCGGGCCTCGGCGGTGGTCGGCATCGTCGGGGCGGGTGGCATCGGCGGCACCCTGATGAACGCCTTCAGACGCTTCGATTACGACTTCGCCTTTGCTATTCTCGTGGTGATCATCGCCATCATTCTGGTAAGCGAGGGCGTGAGCGGGCGCTTGCGGAGGAGCCTCACGTGAAGGGCGCACTACCCGAGCATTACCGCTGGCAACGCTACAGCCTGCGCGAGAAGCTCTTGCGTTACCTCGCCTACCTCGTCACCATCGTCGTCGTGTTCTGGTCGGTGCGCACGCTCGACATCTTCTGGCCCTGGGTCTGGGACGCCCCCGGCGAAATCGCCGACCTGCTGAGGCGCATGACGCCACCCAACCTGTCGCGCTGGGACGAGATTTTTTGGGCCATGATCGAGACGATCAACATCGCCACGCTGGCGACGTTCCTGTCCTTGTTCCTGGCCTTACCGACCGCCTATATCTCGGCCCAAAACACCACCCCCAACAACCTTACCCTCTGGCTCGGCCGCTTTATCCTGGTCGCTACGCGCTCCGTGAACACCATCATCTGGGCGCTGCTCTTCGTCGCCATCTTCGGCCCCGGCGTGATCGCCGGCATCTTGGCCATCGCGTTTCGCTCCATCGGTTTTGTCGGCAAGCTCATGGCCGAGGCCATCGAGGAGATCGACCGCAAGCCGGTGGAAGCCATCGAGGCGACCGGCGCCTCGAAAGGCAAGGTGGTGCTCTTTGCGATTATTCCCCAGGTGTTGCCCGCCTTTTTTGCCGTCAGCATCCTGCGCTGGGACATCAATATCAGAGAGTCCACCGTACTCGGCCTGGTTGGCGCCGGCGGCATCGGCCTCATCTTGCAAGGCGCGATCGACACCTTCGCCTGGCAAGTGGCGGCAACGGTGCTCATAGCCATTTTGGCCGTGGTGATCTTCGGCGAGATCGTCTCGGGTTGGTTGCGCAGCAGGGTGATCTAGCAGATGCCGAAGCGCGTTGCTCTTTACCTCTTGCCGACGTTGCTGTTTCTTACGGCATTTACCTACATCCCGATGATCTACACGCTGGTGGAGGGCTGGTCCAGCCCTCCCTCGGTGTTGCAACACCCCGACACTCGAGGAGAACGATGAACCGCGAAGAGCACATCGACAGGCTGAAGACGGGGCGCTTCGACCTCTTGGTCATCGGCGGGGGGGCGACAGGGGCCGGGACGGCCTTGGACGCCGCCAGCCGCGGGCTCGAGGTGGCCCTGGTCGAGCGCGGCGACTTCGCGGCGGGGACCAGCTCCCGCAGCACCAAGCTCATCCACGGCGGCGTGCGCTACTTGGAGCAGGCGGTGAAAAAGTTCGACCGCAGCCAGTTCAACCTGGTGCGCGACGCCCTGCACGAGCGGGCCACCCTGTTAAGGATCGCCCCCCACCTGGCTAGGCCGCTGCCCATCCTGACGCCGCTCTACAGCCGGCTCGAGCTGCCCTACTACCTGACCGGCCTGAAGATCTACGACTGGCTGGCCGGCAAGGCCCAGCTCCGGCCCAGCCGCTTCGTGAGCAAAGGCGAGGCCAAGGCGCGCTTTCCCATGATCCGCACGGCGGGGCTGAGGGGCGGCGTGCTCTACTACGACGGCCAGTTCGACGACGCCCGCATGAACGTCGCCCTCGCCCTCAGCGCCGCCGAAACGGGCGCGGCCGTCGCCAATCACGTCGAGGTCGAAGGGCTCGTCAAGGAGAAGGGCAAGGTCCGCGGCGCGGCCCTCCACGACCGCCTGAGCGGCGCGCGCTGGCAGGTCTCGGCGGGGGTCGTCGTCAACGCCACCGGCCCCTTCGCCGACGCCATCCGGCAGCTGGACGAGCCGGAGGCCGCCCCGCTGCTCTCGGCCTCTTCGGGCGTGCATGTCGTCTTGGACAAGAAGTTCTCACCGCCCGACACCGGCCTGCTGATCCCGCAGACCGAGGACGGCCGGGTGCTCTTTTTACTGCCCTGGCTCGGCCACACCCTGGTCGGCACCACCGACAACCCCGCCGCCATCACGGCCCACCCCAAGGCCGGCGACGCCGACATCGACTACATCCTGCGCCACGTGGACCGCTACTTCGACCTGCCGGTGAGCCGGGGCGACGTGCGCTCGAGCTGGTCGGGCCTGCGCCCTTTGGTCTCCGACCCCAAGGCCGCCGACACCGCCCGGCTCTCGCGCGACCACGTCATCAACGTGAGCGACTCCAGCCTGGTCACCATCGCCGGCGGCAAGTGGACCACCTACCGCAAGATGGCCTTAGACACCGTGGACGAGGCGGTCAGGGTGGGTGGGCTGGCGCCGCGGACGCCCTCGCGCACCGAGAGCCTCACGCTGGCGGGCGGCGAGGGCTTCGACCCTGCTCACGCGGCCAAGCTTCAAGACACCTTCGGCTTAGACGCCGACGTGGCGGAGCACCTCAACGCCACCTACGGCAGCCGCGGCGCGGCGGTCGCCGAACTCGCCACCCAGGGCTACGGCGCGCTCCTGGCCGAAGGACATCCCTACCTCGAGGCCGAGGTTCTCTACAGCGTCCGCTGCGAGTTCGCCCGCACCGCGGAGGACGTGCTCGCGCGCCGCACCCGCTTGAGCTTTCTAGACCAGGCGGCCGCCAAGGGGGCTTTGCCCAGGGTGCTGGAGCTCCTCGCCCAGGAACTGAGCTGGGACGAGGCGCGCGTCACGGCCGAAGGCGAGCGGGCGCGCGACCAGTTCGGCTAGACCCGCGCGCCGGCTTCGTCGGAACTCGAAACGACCTTCTGCGCGCGAGAGAGGGGCGGGCCTCAGGCCATGTCCGTCCAGTAGCGCAGGCGCTCCAGGCGGTCGCGCATGGTGCTGGCGCTGAAGTGGTAGTAGCGGTTGGTCAGGCGCTGGTCGGGGCCCAGGCGCCGGGCCTTTTCCAGGATGTCCTCGAGGCTTACGAGCGCCAGGTAGCCGGTGCCGGGCACGTCGTGGCGGATCTCCCAGAACGAGCCCCCCCGACCGCTATTGATCTCGCGGTGACGCCTGAAGAGAAGCGCATAGTAAGACGCTTCGATCCCGTCCAAATCCGTGGCGGTGAGGTTCATGCGGCCAGTCTAACGCGCTGGCCGGTAGGGGTGAAGGGCGCGCGTAGCGGCCGGCTAGGAGTCGCGGGGGGACAGAGGCCTGGACTGTCAGGGGCCTGGACTGAACGCATGAACGACCGACCCAAGACCTCTCCCGGCCGCGCCGCGCTCCAGGCTGCGCTGCTGCGCTACGGCCTGCTGCTGCTGGCCGCCTTGCTGCTGGTGCTCGTCTTTCTGCCGGCTATCGGCATCACCGTCTTCGTCCTCTTCTGGGTCCGCCTCGGCCTGGGGGCAGGCGCCTTTATCGCCTTCTACTGGCTCTTCCGGCGGAACCGGCGGCCTTGAGTCGAACGCTCGAGAGTAACAGATCGAGCATGATTTTTGTGTCGAAGCCGAAAGGAGCAACGGCACCTAGCAGCCGTCTAGGCATCCTGTTCGTTTCTAGGTAGACGCACAATCTCCAGGTCGGTGTGGCTGAAGTCGTCACCGACGAAGGTGAGTGTCTCTTGGCGTGAGGCGGCCAGCGCGTACACGATGACGTCACCGAAGTTGAGCTGCGCCCTGTGCCCCTGTCCCTTGCCGTAGCGGCTGTAAGCCTCACGGGCCAAGACCGCCTGCTGAGCGTCGAAGGGCACGACCTCCACCGCCAGGGTATCGAGCAGGTCGTCCACCGCTCCCTTGGGGTCACGCCGACCTCGGCTCATGATGACGGCGTGGCCTTCGACGAGGGACACCGCCGAGAAGTGCAGGCTGGGTTGCTTGCTGAGCCAGCGCAGGCTCGCCTGCCAGCCCGGTTCTCCGAACGCGACGTGCAGCAGGACGCTGGTGTCGACGACCATCTACATCCCCAGGAGCTCTTCTTGCTCCTTCTTGCTCGGCACCCTACCCAACGCTTTAGGGTCGATGGTGGGGTGGAGGCGTTCGCGGGCGAGTTCGGTGGCGACTTCGGCCCGCTTGGAGGCGCCCAAGCTCTTCAAGTAAAGTCCCAGGGCGCTGATGACGGCCTCTGTCTTACCCTGACCCGTAGCCTTGACGATGTCGTCGAGGAGCTTTGCCGCCCTGTCGTTTTTGATGTTGATTTGTCTCACAGCGATGAGCATAACAGATTTCTATAATAGTTACCGTTGTCTCTATAACCGTTCCCAACGGCAATGCTGTGCTATTCGGAGCGGCTTGCGCAGAAAAAGTGCTCTTTGGCCGCATCACAAGTAAATCCGCCTGCCACTTTAGAGCGACAGCAAGTAAAGTTCGCACGGTCGATGCTGCGGATGCAGGCGGAGCGTAACGAGCCGCGCCAAGAGTCAGGGATACCGGAACGTCCGGACGTTTGGACGCTTCAAGGTTGACCGTCGGGCACCACGGCGGTCGTTTCGATCTCGACCTTGGCGCCGTCTTCCATCAGGCCCTTGACCTCGAGGACGGCCATCGCCGGGAAGTGCCTGCCCATGACCTCGCGGTAGGCGGCTCCTATCGCCCCTTGCTGCCGCTTGTAGTCGTCCCTGTCAAGGATGTACCAGGTCATGCGGGTGACGTGCTCGGGCTTAGCACCGGCCTCGGCCAGGACCGCGACGGTGTTTTCCAGAGCCTGGCGGACCTGCGCCGCGAGGTCGTCGCTGACGACGCGGCTAGAGGCGTCCCAGCCGATC is drawn from Deinococcota bacterium and contains these coding sequences:
- the phnD gene encoding phosphate/phosphite/phosphonate ABC transporter substrate-binding protein, with product MSLQFVTAQECSNRGKLDVMFCDEDGDLVADPPTDPADFVDPDTLIFAYTPVEDPAIYGDIWQPFIDHLAEVTGREVRFFAVQSNSAQVEAMRSGRLHIAGFSTGPTPFAVNLAGAVPFALMGSDEGQFGYTLQVYTRVDSGIDTMEDLRGRRVAHTAPTSNSGHQAPEALFPGLGVVPGEDYEIIFSGSHDNSMLGVVAGDYDAAPVASEVVERMAARDLYDPAEVKIIYETERFPTTSYNYVYNLHPDLIERIEEAFFSFDFEGTALGDEFEGVSKFIPINYQEHWQVIREIQEFNNVEYTPAGLQ
- the phnC gene encoding phosphonate ABC transporter ATP-binding protein, with protein sequence MLEISNLVKKYGTGEAVLKGLDLTVEGKGITAIIGSSGAGKSTLLRCINRLVEPTSGSIELNGLDLVKLRGNRLRQARRRIGMIFQGFNLVDRLTVMENVLSGRLGYVGFFQAMSRRFPRSDIDRAFHLLERVGLEGYVNKRADALSGGERQRVGVVRALMQEPEILLADEPTASLDPKTSEQIMQLTGELSQEFSLPVLINIHNVGQAKEYAGRIVGLRYGRIIFDGVAGDLDQGVLDSIYTGEDPAEGSPAEAGEALPANT
- the phnE gene encoding phosphonate ABC transporter, permease protein PhnE, translating into MAAGTARRTWRKPPFIRNPWLRYGLFVLVLLYLYWMISTLPFNWERIVQGFPRAVRIFGGAFPPDFSRSQLLFSGLLESIQIAIVATLLGVLISIPVAIMAARNVAPLPVYALGRSLIIVARSFHPVIVAIIFVKAVGFGPLAGILTLTLYSLGFVGKLLAEAVEEISKGQVEAIQATGAGYFKTLLYAVFPQILPRQVGLSIYQLDSNLRASAVVGIVGAGGIGGTLMNAFRRFDYDFAFAILVVIIAIILVSEGVSGRLRRSLT
- the phnE gene encoding phosphonate ABC transporter, permease protein PhnE, which translates into the protein MKGALPEHYRWQRYSLREKLLRYLAYLVTIVVVFWSVRTLDIFWPWVWDAPGEIADLLRRMTPPNLSRWDEIFWAMIETINIATLATFLSLFLALPTAYISAQNTTPNNLTLWLGRFILVATRSVNTIIWALLFVAIFGPGVIAGILAIAFRSIGFVGKLMAEAIEEIDRKPVEAIEATGASKGKVVLFAIIPQVLPAFFAVSILRWDINIRESTVLGLVGAGGIGLILQGAIDTFAWQVAATVLIAILAVVIFGEIVSGWLRSRVI
- a CDS encoding FAD-dependent oxidoreductase, yielding MNREEHIDRLKTGRFDLLVIGGGATGAGTALDAASRGLEVALVERGDFAAGTSSRSTKLIHGGVRYLEQAVKKFDRSQFNLVRDALHERATLLRIAPHLARPLPILTPLYSRLELPYYLTGLKIYDWLAGKAQLRPSRFVSKGEAKARFPMIRTAGLRGGVLYYDGQFDDARMNVALALSAAETGAAVANHVEVEGLVKEKGKVRGAALHDRLSGARWQVSAGVVVNATGPFADAIRQLDEPEAAPLLSASSGVHVVLDKKFSPPDTGLLIPQTEDGRVLFLLPWLGHTLVGTTDNPAAITAHPKAGDADIDYILRHVDRYFDLPVSRGDVRSSWSGLRPLVSDPKAADTARLSRDHVINVSDSSLVTIAGGKWTTYRKMALDTVDEAVRVGGLAPRTPSRTESLTLAGGEGFDPAHAAKLQDTFGLDADVAEHLNATYGSRGAAVAELATQGYGALLAEGHPYLEAEVLYSVRCEFARTAEDVLARRTRLSFLDQAAAKGALPRVLELLAQELSWDEARVTAEGERARDQFG
- a CDS encoding type II toxin-antitoxin system VapC family toxin; translated protein: MVVDTSVLLHVAFGEPGWQASLRWLSKQPSLHFSAVSLVEGHAVIMSRGRRDPKGAVDDLLDTLAVEVVPFDAQQAVLAREAYSRYGKGQGHRAQLNFGDVIVYALAASRQETLTFVGDDFSHTDLEIVRLPRNEQDA
- a CDS encoding type II toxin-antitoxin system VapB family antitoxin; the protein is MRQINIKNDRAAKLLDDIVKATGQGKTEAVISALGLYLKSLGASKRAEVATELARERLHPTIDPKALGRVPSKKEQEELLGM
- a CDS encoding RidA family protein; translated protein: MKILQPPGWPRPKGYANGVVASGRLVFVAGQIGWDASSRVVSDDLAAQVRQALENTVAVLAEAGAKPEHVTRMTWYILDRDDYKRQQGAIGAAYREVMGRHFPAMAVLEVKGLMEDGAKVEIETTAVVPDGQP